A genome region from Arachis duranensis cultivar V14167 chromosome 6, aradu.V14167.gnm2.J7QH, whole genome shotgun sequence includes the following:
- the LOC107495428 gene encoding retinoblastoma-related protein 1 isoform X2: MSPPATPNMEEEPKPSVPAVDDGDQAESRFAHFCKNGLVLDEKGLKEAMNLLAGTKHLLQANVSSMGNSEEAERYWFAFILYSIKKLTQKNEAGGKQETDNTGLTLCGILRAAKLNIADFFKELPQFVVKAGPILSNIYGSDWESRLEAKEMHANAIHLKILSKYYKRVFGEFFVAVDNVEKNSSVAVQASDYHRFGWLLFLALRVHAFSRFKDLVTCTNGLISILAILIIHVPARFRNFNINDSSRFVKKSNKGVDLLASLCNIYNNSEDELKKTMEKTNNLIANILKKQPCLASQCEAENLENFDRDGLTYFRDLMEESSLPSSLNILEKDYDDMIRNKGELDERLFINEDDSLLASGSLSGGSISASGVKRKFDTMASPVKTITSPLSPHRSPASHANGIPGSVNSKMAATPVSTAMTTAKWLRSLISPLASKPSQELERFLTSCDRDVTGDVVRRAQIILQAIFPSSPLGERCVTGSLQSASLMDNIWAEQRRLEALKLYYRVLEAMCRAESQILHATNLTSLLTNERFHRCMLACSAELVLATHKTVTMLFPAVLERTGITAFDLSKVIESFIRHEESLPRELRRHLNSLEERLLESMVWEKGSSMYNSLAVAKPSLAAEINRLGLSAEPMPSLDEIAMHINFSCGGLPPVPSLPKFETSPTQNGDTMSPKRLCTEYRNSFASPVKDRLLPFSNLKSKLPPPPLQSAFASPTKPNPGGGGETCAETGINIFFGKIIKLGAVRISGMVERLQLSQQIRENVYCLFQQILNQRTSLFFNRHIDQIILCCFYGVAKISQLNLTFKEIIYNYRKQPQCKPQVFRNVFVDWSLTRRNGRRGQEHVDIIAFYNEVFIPTVKPLLVELGPAEITTKNSRMPEVNVKNDAQCPGSPKISSFPSLPDMSPKKVSATRNVYVSPLRSSKMDALISHNSKSYYACVGESTHAYQSPSKDLTAINNRLNGNRKVRGSLNFDDMDVGLVSDSMVANSLYLQNGSCASSSGAPMKSEQPDS; encoded by the exons ATGAGTCCTCCAGCTACACCGAACATGGAAGAAGAACCAAAGCCTTCCGTTCCAGCCGTTGATGATGGCGACCAAGCTGAGTCTCGATTCGCCCACTTTTGCAAG AATGGACTAGTATTGGATGAGAAAGGCCTTAAAGAAGCAATGAATCTGCTTGCAGGAACCAAACATCTTTTACAGGCAAATGTTTCATCAATGGGGAAT TCTGAAGAAGCAGAGCGGTATTggtttgcttttattttatactcTATCAAGAAATTGACTCAGAAAAATGAGGCGGGTGGGAAGCAAGAGACGGATAACACTGGGCTTACCTTGTGCGGTATATTGAGAGCAGCAAAGCTCAA CATTGCAGATTTTTTTAAAGAGCTGCCTCAGTTTGTTGTTAAGGCTGGTCCAATTTTAAGTAATATATATGGGTCAGATTGGGAGAGCAGGCTTGAG GCAAAGGAGATGCATGCAAATGCCATTCACCTAAAGATTCTTAGCAA GTACTATAAACGTGTATTTGGAGAGTTCTTTGTGGCAGTGGATAATGTTGAAAAGAACTCATCTGTGGCTGTTCAAGCATCTGACTACCATCGCTTTGGATGGTTACTTTTCTTGGCACTTCGTGTACATGCTTTTAGCCGTTTTAAAGATTTGGTGACTTGCACCAATGGTTTGATTTCTATCCTG GCAATCTTGATTATTCATGTTCCTGCGCGATTTCGAAATTTCAACATTAATGACTCTTCACGCTTCG TTAAGAAGAGTAACAAAGGTGTGGACCTCCTGGCGTCTCTCTGCAATATTTATAACAAttcagaagatgaattgaaGAAAACCATGGAGAAAACCAATAATTTAATCGCCAATATATTGAAGAAGCAACCTTGCTTGGCATCTCAATGTGAAGCTGAAAACCTGGAGAATTTTGATAGAG ATGGGTTGACCTATTTTAGAGATTTGATGGAGGAGTCATCTCTTCCTTCCAGTTTAAATATCTTGGAGAAAGATTATGATGACATGATTCGCAACAAGGGTGAATTAGATGAAAGGCTGTTCATCAATGAAGATGACAGCTTGTTAGCTTCTGGAAGTTTGTCTGGGGGTTCTATTTCTGCAAGTGGTGTAAAG CGGAAATTTGATACAATGGCATCACCCGTAAAGACTATTACAAGTCCACTCTCGCCCCACCGCTCCCCCGCATCTCATGCTAATGGCATTCCAGGCAGTGTAAATTCAAAGATGGCTGCGACTCCTGTAAGCACAGCAATGACTACTGCAAAGTGGCTTCGTAGTCTCATATCACCACTTGCATCAAAGCCATCACAAGAGCTTGAGCGTTTCTTGACATCATGTGACAGGGATGTCACAGGTGATGTGGTGCGCAGGGCACAGATCATATTGCAGGCAATATTTCCCAGCAGTCCCCTTGGAGAACGATGTGTAACTGGAAGCCTGCAAAGTGCGAGCCTGATGGACAATATTTGGGCAGAGCAACGTAGATTGGAGGCCTTGAAGTTATATTATAGGGTATTGGAAGCAATGTGCAGAGCAGAATCCCAAATACTACATGCAACTAATTTAACATCACTACTAACTAATGAGAGGTTCCATCGGTGTATGCTTGCCTGTTCTGCGGAACTTGTTCTGGCAACTCATAAGACTGTAACAATGCTGTTCCCTGCAGTATTGGAGAGGACTGGAATTACAGCTTTTGATCTTAGCAAGGTGATTGAAAGTTTCATTAGACATGAAGAATCTCTCCCAAGAGAATTAAGACGACATTTGAATTCCTTGGAAGAACGACTCTTGGAGAGTATGGTATGGGAAAAGGGTTCGTCAATGTATAACTCTTTAGCTGTCGCTAAACCTTCACTTGCTGCGGAAATAAATCGTCTCGGACTATCAGCTGAACCAATGCCATCATTGGATGAAATTGCAATGCATATTAATTTCTCTTGTGGAGGTTTGCCTCCTGTGCCTTCCTTGCCTAAGTTCGAGACGTCACCAA CTCAGAATGGGGATACAATGTCACCAAAACGACTCTGTACAGAGTATCGAAATTCTTTTGCTTCACCAGTGAAAGATCGGCTTCTTCCCTTCAGCAATCTTAAATCAAAGCTACCCCCACCTCCTCTACAGTCAGCATTTGCGAG TCCAACAAAACCAAATCCAGGAGGTGGAGGAGAAACATGTGCAGAAACTGGGATTAACATATTTTTTGGCAAG ATTATTAAGTTGGGAGCAGTCAGAATAAGTGGCATGGTTGAAAGGTTACAGTTATCACAACAGATAAGGGAGAATGTATACTGTCTTTTCCAGCAAATCCTTAATCAACGGACATCTCTCTTCTTCAACCGCCATATCGACCAAATCATTTTGTGTTGCTTTTATGGAGTTGCTAAG ATTTCTCAACTGAATCTAACTTTCAAGGAGATCATATACAACTATAGAAAGCAACCACAGTGCAAACCACAAGTCTTTCGCAATGTATTTGTGGATTGGTCATTGACACGCCGAAATGGG AGAAGAGGACAGGAGCATGTGGATATCATTGCATTCTACAATGAAGTATTCATTCCCACTGTGAAGCCACTTCTAGTAGAACTTGGGCCTGCAGAAATCACTACAAAAAACAGCCGGATGCCTGAAGTGAATGTTAAAAATGAtg CTCAATGTCCTGGATCTCCTAAAATATCATCTTTCCCAAGCCTTCCAGATATGTCACCAAAAAAGGTGTCTGCCACACGCAATGTATATGTCTCTCCACTACGATCATCTAAG ATGGATGCTCTAATATCACATAACTCAAAAAGCTATTATGCATGTGTTGGGGAGAGCACCCATGCATATCAGAGCCCTTCAAAAGACCTGACCGCCATCAATAACCGTTTGAATGG CAACCGGAAGGTCAGAGGTTCGCTCAATTTCGATGACATGGATGTCGGCTTGGTTAGTGACTCAATGGTTGCGAACAGCCTCTATCTGCAAAATGGAAGTTGTGCATCGTCGTCGGGTGCACCCATGAAGTCCGAGCAACCTGACTCTTAA
- the LOC107495427 gene encoding class V chitinase CHIT5, with protein sequence MTTSMVTFFTTLLVILMSFQTESLQHPMPSPYYSGSVKAGYWPSGNSLSPSSIDTRYFTHIYYAFVEPEPNTFNLIITSSDQNYIPQFINGLSSRNPPVKTILSIGGGSSNATLFSLMASTVKNRAAFINSTIQVARQYGFDGLDLDWEFPQNEQDMANLALLFKEWHQAVVLEAKVHRRPRLLLTAAVYYAHTIVLIGPSRRSYPAQAIKDYLDWASPMCFDYHGAWSNFTGYNNALFDPKSNISTQFGLGSWIQSGVPPSKLVFGLPLYGRAWKLQDPKVHGDGAPAVGAADGTDGTMNYNDILEFNKKNKATVVFDRSAVSYYTYAGTTWMSYDDAPSMTRKVQYAKSLGLKGYFFWQVGGDRSWTMSRQASSSWGH encoded by the exons ATGACAACAAGCATGGTCACATTTTTCACAACCCTTTTGGTTATACTCATGAGTTTCCAAACTGAATCATTGCAACATCCAATGCCATCGCCATATTATTCAGGATCAGTTAAAGCTGGATATTGGCCTTCAGGTAATTCTCTCTCACCTTCTTCCATTGACACAAGGTACTTCACACACATCTACTATGCCTTTGTAGAGCCAGAACCAAACACCTTCAACCTCATAATCACATCCTCCGACCAAAACTACATACCTCAATTCATCAATGGTTTAAGCAGCCGGAACCCTCCCGTCAAGACCATATTGTCCATCGGAGGGGGTTCCAGCAATGCTACCTTATTCTCTTTGATGGCTAGCACGGTAAAAAACCGTGCAGCCTTCATAAACTCCACAATCCAAGTGGCCCGTCAATATGGTTTTGACGGACTAGACTTGGATTGGGAGTTCCCTCAAAATGAGCAAGACATGGCAAACCTTGCTTTGTTGTTCAAAGAATGGCACCAGGCTGTGGTTTTGGAAGCCAAGGTTCATAGAAGGCCACGTTTGCTGTTGACCGCAGCTGTGTACTATGCTCACACAATAGTACTTATTGGGCCTAGCCGAAGGTCTTATCCGGCCCAAGCTATTAAAGATTACTTGGATTGGGCCAGCCCTATGTGCTTTGATTACCATGGTGCATGGTCCAATTTCACTGGCTACAATAATGCTTTATTTGATCCTAAGTCCAATATAAGCACCCAATTTGGTCTCGGATCTTGGATCCAGTCCGGCGTTCCGCCCTCAAAGCTGGTTTTTGGGTTACCGCTTTACGGGCGAGCGTGGAAGCTCCAAGATCCGAAAGTTCATGGGGACGGAGCGCCCGCAGTTGGAGCAGCCGATGGCACGGATGGTACTATGAATTATAATGATATCTTGgaatttaataaaaagaataaggCTACAGTTGTGTTTGATAGGTCAGCTGTGTCTTATTACACTTATGCTGGCACTACTTGGATGAGCTATGATGATGCACCTTCCATGACAAGGAAGGTTCAATATGCTAAGTCTTTGGGATTGAAAGGATATTTCTTTTGGCAAGTTGGAGGCGATAGGAGTTGGACTATGTCAAGACAAG CTTCAAGTTCGTGGGGACACTGA
- the LOC107495428 gene encoding retinoblastoma-related protein isoform X1, whose amino-acid sequence MSPPATPNMEEEPKPSVPAVDDGDQAESRFAHFCKNGLVLDEKGLKEAMNLLAGTKHLLQANVSSMGNSEEAERYWFAFILYSIKKLTQKNEAGGKQETDNTGLTLCGILRAAKLKYYTILSGLQVYSLFQYSLLSFFVFYSIADFFKELPQFVVKAGPILSNIYGSDWESRLEAKEMHANAIHLKILSKYYKRVFGEFFVAVDNVEKNSSVAVQASDYHRFGWLLFLALRVHAFSRFKDLVTCTNGLISILAILIIHVPARFRNFNINDSSRFVKKSNKGVDLLASLCNIYNNSEDELKKTMEKTNNLIANILKKQPCLASQCEAENLENFDRDGLTYFRDLMEESSLPSSLNILEKDYDDMIRNKGELDERLFINEDDSLLASGSLSGGSISASGVKRKFDTMASPVKTITSPLSPHRSPASHANGIPGSVNSKMAATPVSTAMTTAKWLRSLISPLASKPSQELERFLTSCDRDVTGDVVRRAQIILQAIFPSSPLGERCVTGSLQSASLMDNIWAEQRRLEALKLYYRVLEAMCRAESQILHATNLTSLLTNERFHRCMLACSAELVLATHKTVTMLFPAVLERTGITAFDLSKVIESFIRHEESLPRELRRHLNSLEERLLESMVWEKGSSMYNSLAVAKPSLAAEINRLGLSAEPMPSLDEIAMHINFSCGGLPPVPSLPKFETSPTQNGDTMSPKRLCTEYRNSFASPVKDRLLPFSNLKSKLPPPPLQSAFASPTKPNPGGGGETCAETGINIFFGKIIKLGAVRISGMVERLQLSQQIRENVYCLFQQILNQRTSLFFNRHIDQIILCCFYGVAKISQLNLTFKEIIYNYRKQPQCKPQVFRNVFVDWSLTRRNGRRGQEHVDIIAFYNEVFIPTVKPLLVELGPAEITTKNSRMPEVNVKNDAQCPGSPKISSFPSLPDMSPKKVSATRNVYVSPLRSSKMDALISHNSKSYYACVGESTHAYQSPSKDLTAINNRLNGNRKVRGSLNFDDMDVGLVSDSMVANSLYLQNGSCASSSGAPMKSEQPDS is encoded by the exons ATGAGTCCTCCAGCTACACCGAACATGGAAGAAGAACCAAAGCCTTCCGTTCCAGCCGTTGATGATGGCGACCAAGCTGAGTCTCGATTCGCCCACTTTTGCAAG AATGGACTAGTATTGGATGAGAAAGGCCTTAAAGAAGCAATGAATCTGCTTGCAGGAACCAAACATCTTTTACAGGCAAATGTTTCATCAATGGGGAAT TCTGAAGAAGCAGAGCGGTATTggtttgcttttattttatactcTATCAAGAAATTGACTCAGAAAAATGAGGCGGGTGGGAAGCAAGAGACGGATAACACTGGGCTTACCTTGTGCGGTATATTGAGAGCAGCAAAGCTCAAGTATTACACTATCCTTTCTGGTTTACAAGTTTATAGTCTGTTCCAATATTCACTGTTatcattttttgtattttacaGCATTGCAGATTTTTTTAAAGAGCTGCCTCAGTTTGTTGTTAAGGCTGGTCCAATTTTAAGTAATATATATGGGTCAGATTGGGAGAGCAGGCTTGAG GCAAAGGAGATGCATGCAAATGCCATTCACCTAAAGATTCTTAGCAA GTACTATAAACGTGTATTTGGAGAGTTCTTTGTGGCAGTGGATAATGTTGAAAAGAACTCATCTGTGGCTGTTCAAGCATCTGACTACCATCGCTTTGGATGGTTACTTTTCTTGGCACTTCGTGTACATGCTTTTAGCCGTTTTAAAGATTTGGTGACTTGCACCAATGGTTTGATTTCTATCCTG GCAATCTTGATTATTCATGTTCCTGCGCGATTTCGAAATTTCAACATTAATGACTCTTCACGCTTCG TTAAGAAGAGTAACAAAGGTGTGGACCTCCTGGCGTCTCTCTGCAATATTTATAACAAttcagaagatgaattgaaGAAAACCATGGAGAAAACCAATAATTTAATCGCCAATATATTGAAGAAGCAACCTTGCTTGGCATCTCAATGTGAAGCTGAAAACCTGGAGAATTTTGATAGAG ATGGGTTGACCTATTTTAGAGATTTGATGGAGGAGTCATCTCTTCCTTCCAGTTTAAATATCTTGGAGAAAGATTATGATGACATGATTCGCAACAAGGGTGAATTAGATGAAAGGCTGTTCATCAATGAAGATGACAGCTTGTTAGCTTCTGGAAGTTTGTCTGGGGGTTCTATTTCTGCAAGTGGTGTAAAG CGGAAATTTGATACAATGGCATCACCCGTAAAGACTATTACAAGTCCACTCTCGCCCCACCGCTCCCCCGCATCTCATGCTAATGGCATTCCAGGCAGTGTAAATTCAAAGATGGCTGCGACTCCTGTAAGCACAGCAATGACTACTGCAAAGTGGCTTCGTAGTCTCATATCACCACTTGCATCAAAGCCATCACAAGAGCTTGAGCGTTTCTTGACATCATGTGACAGGGATGTCACAGGTGATGTGGTGCGCAGGGCACAGATCATATTGCAGGCAATATTTCCCAGCAGTCCCCTTGGAGAACGATGTGTAACTGGAAGCCTGCAAAGTGCGAGCCTGATGGACAATATTTGGGCAGAGCAACGTAGATTGGAGGCCTTGAAGTTATATTATAGGGTATTGGAAGCAATGTGCAGAGCAGAATCCCAAATACTACATGCAACTAATTTAACATCACTACTAACTAATGAGAGGTTCCATCGGTGTATGCTTGCCTGTTCTGCGGAACTTGTTCTGGCAACTCATAAGACTGTAACAATGCTGTTCCCTGCAGTATTGGAGAGGACTGGAATTACAGCTTTTGATCTTAGCAAGGTGATTGAAAGTTTCATTAGACATGAAGAATCTCTCCCAAGAGAATTAAGACGACATTTGAATTCCTTGGAAGAACGACTCTTGGAGAGTATGGTATGGGAAAAGGGTTCGTCAATGTATAACTCTTTAGCTGTCGCTAAACCTTCACTTGCTGCGGAAATAAATCGTCTCGGACTATCAGCTGAACCAATGCCATCATTGGATGAAATTGCAATGCATATTAATTTCTCTTGTGGAGGTTTGCCTCCTGTGCCTTCCTTGCCTAAGTTCGAGACGTCACCAA CTCAGAATGGGGATACAATGTCACCAAAACGACTCTGTACAGAGTATCGAAATTCTTTTGCTTCACCAGTGAAAGATCGGCTTCTTCCCTTCAGCAATCTTAAATCAAAGCTACCCCCACCTCCTCTACAGTCAGCATTTGCGAG TCCAACAAAACCAAATCCAGGAGGTGGAGGAGAAACATGTGCAGAAACTGGGATTAACATATTTTTTGGCAAG ATTATTAAGTTGGGAGCAGTCAGAATAAGTGGCATGGTTGAAAGGTTACAGTTATCACAACAGATAAGGGAGAATGTATACTGTCTTTTCCAGCAAATCCTTAATCAACGGACATCTCTCTTCTTCAACCGCCATATCGACCAAATCATTTTGTGTTGCTTTTATGGAGTTGCTAAG ATTTCTCAACTGAATCTAACTTTCAAGGAGATCATATACAACTATAGAAAGCAACCACAGTGCAAACCACAAGTCTTTCGCAATGTATTTGTGGATTGGTCATTGACACGCCGAAATGGG AGAAGAGGACAGGAGCATGTGGATATCATTGCATTCTACAATGAAGTATTCATTCCCACTGTGAAGCCACTTCTAGTAGAACTTGGGCCTGCAGAAATCACTACAAAAAACAGCCGGATGCCTGAAGTGAATGTTAAAAATGAtg CTCAATGTCCTGGATCTCCTAAAATATCATCTTTCCCAAGCCTTCCAGATATGTCACCAAAAAAGGTGTCTGCCACACGCAATGTATATGTCTCTCCACTACGATCATCTAAG ATGGATGCTCTAATATCACATAACTCAAAAAGCTATTATGCATGTGTTGGGGAGAGCACCCATGCATATCAGAGCCCTTCAAAAGACCTGACCGCCATCAATAACCGTTTGAATGG CAACCGGAAGGTCAGAGGTTCGCTCAATTTCGATGACATGGATGTCGGCTTGGTTAGTGACTCAATGGTTGCGAACAGCCTCTATCTGCAAAATGGAAGTTGTGCATCGTCGTCGGGTGCACCCATGAAGTCCGAGCAACCTGACTCTTAA